In a single window of the Bradyrhizobium erythrophlei genome:
- a CDS encoding cobalamin-independent methionine synthase II family protein, which yields MKHSADQILTTHVGSLPRPTELHAISVARREGQKIDDAAFNARVRKAVTDIVRKQVELGIDIVDDGEMSKPSFITYINERLAGFEPDSTHRNQSPWAGSREVREFPEFYAPQLANVHTRHTHYLCTGQVKYRGGQALRTDLDNLKAALEDVDVADAFVPSTSVSSIEDWNRNAFYKSEEDYLFALAEAIGEEYRAIVDAGFVLQVDDPHLVTYYVCHPDKSLEECRRWIELRVHAINHALRGIPKDRVRFHTCYGINFGPRVHDIEIKHIVDILGRLNVGAFSFEAANPRHEHEWTSWRDANLPDDVIMIPGMITQSNVMVEHPESVAQRLGRWIDAFGVERVIAGTDCGFASFAGNDEIHETIVWAKFDALVKGTRIASKAARSKRLTA from the coding sequence ATGAAGCATAGCGCCGATCAAATTCTCACCACCCATGTCGGCAGCTTGCCGCGCCCGACGGAGCTTCACGCCATCAGCGTCGCGCGTCGCGAGGGTCAAAAGATCGACGATGCGGCGTTTAACGCCCGCGTGCGCAAGGCGGTAACGGATATCGTCCGCAAGCAGGTCGAGCTTGGCATAGACATCGTTGATGACGGCGAGATGAGCAAGCCGAGCTTCATCACCTATATCAACGAGCGCCTTGCCGGGTTTGAGCCCGACAGCACCCACCGGAATCAAAGCCCATGGGCCGGTTCCCGCGAGGTCCGGGAATTTCCCGAATTCTATGCCCCCCAACTGGCCAACGTGCACACCAGGCACACCCATTATCTCTGCACCGGCCAGGTCAAATACCGCGGCGGACAAGCCCTCAGGACGGATCTCGACAATCTGAAAGCCGCATTGGAAGATGTCGATGTCGCTGATGCGTTTGTGCCTTCGACATCGGTGTCGAGTATCGAAGACTGGAACCGCAACGCCTTCTACAAGTCCGAGGAGGACTACCTGTTCGCCCTCGCCGAGGCGATCGGGGAGGAATATCGTGCCATCGTCGATGCAGGGTTTGTCCTCCAGGTCGATGATCCCCATCTGGTCACCTATTATGTCTGCCATCCGGACAAGAGCCTGGAGGAGTGCCGCCGGTGGATCGAGCTGCGGGTGCATGCGATCAACCACGCCCTGCGAGGCATTCCGAAGGACAGGGTCCGCTTCCACACCTGCTACGGCATCAATTTCGGGCCACGTGTCCACGACATCGAAATCAAGCATATCGTCGATATTCTCGGGCGACTGAATGTCGGGGCGTTTTCATTCGAGGCGGCCAACCCGCGGCACGAACACGAGTGGACCTCGTGGCGCGACGCGAACCTGCCCGACGACGTGATCATGATCCCAGGCATGATCACGCAATCGAACGTCATGGTGGAGCATCCGGAGTCGGTCGCGCAACGGCTTGGGCGCTGGATCGATGCTTTCGGCGTCGAGCGCGTGATCGCCGGCACCGATTGCGGCTTTGCCAGTTTTGCCGGCAATGACGAAATACACGAGACCATCGTGTGGGCCAAGTTCGACGCGCTGGTGAAGGGAACGCGAATCGCGTCAAAGGCCGCACGATCAAAACGTCTGACCGCCTGA
- a CDS encoding cobalamin-independent methionine synthase II family protein codes for MSASDTSKNARILTTTVGSYPVPDWLVALPSEQAVIDATRVVIDTQEQAGIDLVCDGELYRFDVNHPETNGMIEYFVRPMSGVRNEIGLAEWLAFKQSSDHKFRSRPPGVVDGAIGPGSLDLPAACTRARKLATRPLKFTLTGPHMLAKMLLDNHYKDKAALTMAIADVLAEQVKHIDADVIQVDEANLPGSPEEWEWAADAMNRVLDAIPTVPAVHLCFGNYGGQTIQKGGWDKLIDYLNRLHVNHIVMENAHRPPEELAVFKELRPEIGFGLGVVDIKQTVVESAESIARAIEHADKILGVGRVKYIHPDCGFWMLKRGIADGKIRALVLGRDLYEGRN; via the coding sequence ATGTCAGCTTCAGATACCAGTAAAAACGCCCGCATCCTTACCACCACGGTCGGCTCCTATCCGGTGCCGGACTGGCTGGTGGCGCTGCCATCCGAGCAAGCTGTGATCGACGCGACGCGCGTCGTGATCGACACCCAGGAGCAGGCGGGGATCGATCTGGTGTGCGACGGCGAACTTTACCGGTTCGATGTCAACCATCCCGAGACCAACGGCATGATCGAATATTTCGTGCGACCGATGTCGGGCGTGCGCAACGAGATCGGGTTGGCCGAATGGCTGGCGTTCAAGCAATCGTCGGATCATAAATTCCGCAGCCGTCCGCCAGGCGTGGTTGATGGCGCCATCGGTCCGGGCTCGCTCGATCTGCCGGCCGCTTGCACGCGCGCGCGAAAGCTGGCGACGCGGCCATTGAAATTCACGCTGACCGGTCCGCACATGCTCGCCAAGATGCTGCTGGACAACCATTACAAGGACAAGGCGGCACTGACCATGGCGATCGCCGACGTGCTGGCAGAACAAGTCAAGCATATCGACGCGGATGTGATCCAGGTCGACGAAGCCAACCTGCCGGGGAGCCCGGAGGAATGGGAGTGGGCGGCGGATGCCATGAACCGGGTGCTCGACGCCATCCCGACCGTACCTGCGGTGCATCTGTGCTTCGGCAATTACGGCGGCCAGACCATTCAGAAGGGCGGCTGGGACAAGCTCATCGACTATTTGAACAGACTGCACGTGAACCACATCGTCATGGAGAACGCGCATCGCCCGCCCGAGGAACTCGCGGTGTTCAAGGAGTTGCGGCCCGAGATCGGCTTCGGTCTGGGCGTCGTCGACATCAAGCAGACGGTCGTCGAATCCGCTGAATCCATTGCGCGTGCGATCGAGCATGCCGACAAGATTCTGGGCGTCGGCCGGGTGAAATATATCCATCCCGACTGCGGCTTCTGGATGCTCAAGCGGGGCATTGCCGACGGCAAAATCCGCGCGCTCGTGCTCGGCCGCGACCTCTACGAGGGCCGCAACTAA
- a CDS encoding mandelate racemase/muconate lactonizing enzyme family protein — protein sequence MARITGVDIKRFDYPLLGEFKFFKSGSRPSILVRLTDEDGVQGWGQSVPIETWTYETVESVESTLRHYLAPAILGADPSDLADVHARMERAIRPSFSVGQPLCKAGVDLACYDLWGKQTGKSVSDLLGGARKKQIKLSWTIQSPTLGGVEKQLEQGSALGYDSFNIKVGAPQSPAYDLELVRTIVTFAPNGFHWCDANTNYDLDTALTMAPKFADLGLKGLESPLPPNRIRAYQTLKRQGALPILMDEGIISPVEVAEFIALGMFDGIAMKVARCGGLWNATRIAQLLRESGLLLFASGLTDPELSMAATAHFFAWAGLELPAAVNGPQYLADRGTMDPLFRPRGDSLHVPAGPGLGIELPDAVLKSMMNVAEARAALPV from the coding sequence ATGGCTCGGATTACCGGGGTCGACATCAAACGGTTCGACTATCCGCTGCTTGGAGAATTCAAGTTCTTCAAGTCGGGTTCGCGGCCGTCGATACTGGTCAGGCTGACCGACGAGGACGGCGTGCAAGGCTGGGGCCAATCCGTGCCGATCGAAACCTGGACCTATGAGACGGTCGAAAGCGTCGAATCGACTTTGCGGCATTATCTTGCTCCCGCCATTCTTGGCGCCGATCCGAGCGACCTTGCCGACGTTCATGCACGCATGGAGCGCGCGATCCGGCCGTCATTTTCGGTTGGTCAGCCGTTGTGCAAGGCAGGCGTCGATCTGGCCTGTTACGACCTCTGGGGCAAACAGACCGGCAAATCGGTCAGCGATCTCTTGGGCGGTGCGCGCAAGAAGCAAATCAAGCTCAGCTGGACGATCCAGTCTCCGACGCTTGGCGGAGTCGAAAAGCAATTGGAACAGGGCAGCGCGCTTGGCTACGACAGCTTCAACATCAAAGTCGGCGCTCCGCAGTCGCCGGCTTACGATCTTGAGCTCGTTCGCACAATCGTGACATTCGCGCCTAACGGCTTTCATTGGTGCGACGCCAATACCAATTACGATCTCGACACCGCGTTGACGATGGCTCCCAAGTTCGCCGATCTCGGCCTTAAAGGGCTTGAATCGCCCCTGCCTCCGAATCGGATCCGCGCCTATCAAACACTGAAGCGCCAGGGTGCGCTGCCCATCCTGATGGATGAAGGCATCATCTCGCCCGTCGAAGTGGCCGAGTTTATTGCGCTGGGAATGTTCGACGGCATCGCCATGAAGGTAGCCCGCTGCGGCGGCTTGTGGAACGCAACGCGGATCGCGCAGCTTCTCCGGGAAAGCGGACTGCTGCTGTTTGCTTCAGGGCTCACCGATCCCGAACTATCGATGGCGGCGACCGCGCATTTCTTCGCTTGGGCCGGCCTCGAGCTTCCCGCCGCAGTCAACGGCCCGCAATATCTCGCAGACCGGGGTACGATGGACCCGTTGTTCCGTCCGCGCGGCGATAGCCTGCATGTGCCGGCAGGGCCGGGGTTGGGGATAGAGCTGCCGGATGCAGTACTAAAGTCGATGATGAACGTGGCGGAGGCCCGGGCAGCTTTACCGGTTTGA
- a CDS encoding ABC transporter permease, whose amino-acid sequence MALVSDSAKPDTGAASAAATGILRKLTPLAGVVCFLLVWQIFVVAWGVPAYLLPSPSAIGHAFISQLPLLLSNGWITVYEMLAGYALAVGIAIPLAIAITSSRRFNQLVMPTMLFFQIIPKVAIAPLFLVWFGVGPTPKILVAFLISFFPIVIDAAVGLRSMSSEMADLARSMGATRMQVFARFRLPTSLPYLFSGLKVAATLAIAGTVVGEFVGADKGLGYLLLVTNSNMEAALMFATIVALTIIGLVFYYIVELLESFLIPWHVTHRVESGTM is encoded by the coding sequence ATGGCTCTCGTGAGTGATTCTGCAAAACCCGATACCGGGGCGGCGAGCGCGGCCGCAACCGGCATTCTCAGGAAGCTGACACCGCTGGCCGGCGTCGTGTGCTTCCTGCTGGTGTGGCAGATTTTCGTGGTCGCCTGGGGTGTGCCGGCCTATCTGCTGCCTTCACCCTCAGCCATCGGCCACGCCTTCATCAGTCAACTTCCGCTGCTGCTCAGTAACGGCTGGATCACCGTCTACGAAATGCTGGCGGGCTATGCCTTGGCGGTCGGCATCGCAATTCCGCTGGCGATCGCGATCACGTCATCGCGGCGCTTCAATCAACTCGTGATGCCGACAATGCTGTTCTTCCAGATCATTCCCAAGGTGGCGATTGCGCCATTGTTCCTGGTCTGGTTCGGGGTCGGACCGACGCCGAAAATCCTGGTCGCGTTCCTGATTTCCTTCTTTCCAATCGTGATCGACGCCGCCGTCGGCTTGCGCTCGATGTCGTCGGAAATGGCGGATCTCGCGCGCTCGATGGGCGCTACGCGCATGCAGGTGTTCGCGCGGTTCAGGCTGCCGACCAGCCTGCCGTATCTGTTCAGCGGCCTGAAAGTGGCGGCGACATTGGCGATCGCCGGCACGGTGGTCGGCGAATTCGTCGGCGCCGACAAAGGCCTCGGCTATCTGCTGCTCGTGACCAATTCGAACATGGAAGCCGCGCTGATGTTCGCTACCATCGTAGCGCTGACCATCATCGGTCTGGTTTTCTATTACATCGTTGAATTGCTGGAGAGCTTCCTGATCCCGTGGCATGTCACCCATCGGGTGGAGTCAGGCACCATGTAG
- a CDS encoding ABC transporter substrate-binding protein — protein MKRREILRSLLAAAAITLTAPAGAQTLDKFPFRLNWTLYGEHAPFFVALDKGFYKDVGLDVEILEGSGSTTVAQLTANATNPVSYVDAATMMRGINAGMPIRAVGVTLQQSPMAFIYRADNPRPNKVAEIKDSRIAITAGDASLAIFTAFMGKLDMKVSDVKLVTVANPAAKEQAVLGGQADALLGYFMDQGPRMQLKSGVKMGWTRLYDMAGISTLSSAIIINNDWVKDPKNQDRLRRFLAASQRGWEYTRQHPDEAAEIFLKHAPAFNTEIALLEINGTLTITNTKHTEGKALFWSAKEDWQESQDLLEKYAGLTAQADLNKYYTNEYLAQPPYMPAKK, from the coding sequence ATGAAGCGCAGGGAGATTTTACGATCGCTGTTGGCGGCCGCCGCCATAACGCTGACCGCGCCGGCCGGCGCTCAGACGCTCGACAAGTTTCCGTTTCGCCTGAACTGGACGCTGTATGGCGAGCACGCGCCGTTCTTCGTGGCGCTGGACAAGGGGTTCTACAAGGACGTCGGCCTCGACGTCGAGATCCTCGAAGGCAGCGGCTCGACGACGGTCGCGCAGCTGACTGCCAACGCCACCAACCCGGTGTCCTATGTCGATGCGGCGACCATGATGCGCGGCATCAATGCCGGCATGCCGATCAGAGCCGTCGGCGTGACCCTGCAGCAGAGCCCGATGGCGTTCATCTACCGCGCCGACAATCCGCGGCCGAACAAAGTCGCGGAAATCAAGGACAGTCGGATTGCGATCACTGCCGGCGACGCCAGTCTCGCGATCTTCACCGCTTTCATGGGCAAGCTCGACATGAAGGTCAGCGACGTGAAGCTCGTCACCGTCGCCAATCCGGCGGCGAAAGAACAGGCCGTTCTCGGCGGCCAGGCCGACGCCTTGCTCGGCTATTTCATGGATCAGGGTCCGCGCATGCAGCTCAAGAGCGGCGTGAAGATGGGCTGGACCAGGCTCTATGACATGGCCGGTATCTCGACCTTGAGCAGCGCGATCATCATCAACAATGATTGGGTCAAGGATCCCAAGAATCAGGATCGACTCAGGCGCTTTCTGGCGGCGTCGCAACGCGGATGGGAATATACACGGCAACATCCCGATGAGGCGGCCGAGATCTTTTTGAAGCATGCACCGGCTTTCAACACCGAGATCGCGTTGTTGGAAATCAACGGTACGCTTACGATCACCAACACCAAGCACACCGAGGGCAAGGCCTTGTTCTGGTCGGCCAAGGAAGACTGGCAGGAAAGCCAGGATTTGTTGGAGAAATACGCCGGCCTGACCGCGCAGGCAGATCTGAATAAGTATTACACCAACGAATATCTGGCGCAGCCGCCGTATATGCCCGCTAAAAAGTAA
- a CDS encoding ABC transporter ATP-binding protein: protein MSQPYIRLTNVGKKFQTKTGEVEACGDINLDIKQSEFVAIVGPSGCGKTTILKMVAGLQPYTSGTITVAGKRVDRPQTDVGIVFQEAIMLDWRDVLSNVMLQIDIRKLERAKYEPIARNLLKATGLEGFETKKPYELSGGMRQRVSICRALVHGPSMLMMDEPFGALDALTREQISMDIQRLWMETRKTALHITHSIPEAVLLADRVVVMGPRPGRIVEIIDIDLPRPRRLDQLPARFHEYSTRIRDIFKSKGVLAMD from the coding sequence ATGAGCCAACCTTACATCCGGCTGACGAATGTCGGCAAGAAATTCCAGACAAAGACCGGAGAGGTCGAAGCCTGCGGCGACATCAATCTCGATATCAAGCAATCCGAGTTCGTTGCTATCGTGGGACCGAGCGGTTGCGGCAAAACCACCATCCTCAAGATGGTCGCGGGATTGCAGCCCTATACGTCGGGAACCATCACGGTTGCCGGCAAACGCGTCGATCGACCGCAGACCGACGTCGGCATCGTATTCCAGGAAGCCATCATGCTCGACTGGCGCGATGTGCTGTCGAACGTGATGCTTCAGATCGACATTCGCAAGCTGGAACGCGCCAAATATGAGCCGATCGCGCGGAATCTATTGAAGGCAACCGGGCTCGAAGGATTCGAGACCAAGAAGCCCTACGAATTGTCCGGTGGCATGCGCCAGCGTGTGTCGATCTGCCGCGCGCTCGTCCACGGCCCGAGCATGTTGATGATGGACGAGCCGTTCGGCGCGCTCGACGCGCTGACGCGCGAACAGATATCGATGGATATTCAGCGGCTGTGGATGGAAACCCGCAAGACCGCGTTGCACATCACTCACAGCATACCGGAAGCGGTGCTGCTCGCCGACCGGGTCGTGGTGATGGGACCTCGGCCCGGACGCATCGTCGAGATCATCGACATCGACTTGCCCCGCCCGCGGCGACTGGACCAGCTTCCCGCCCGGTTTCACGAATACTCCACGCGCATTCGCGACATTTTCAAGTCGAAAGGCGTGCTGGCGATGGATTGA
- a CDS encoding acyl CoA:acetate/3-ketoacid CoA transferase, translating into MAPRVVTADQAAELVATGDTLLIGGSGAGHSVPDTLIAAIAKRFLAEGAPRNLTTVHPVGLGDRANRGIGHLAHPGLLKRVVCGTLVDSPPVERMAAANAIEAYTLPQGCLSQLTREMAAGRPGLTTHVGLHTFVDPRLGGGRQSEKATEDLVELTTVGGKEYLFFKSFHVDVALVRGTSADEDGNITMEHEAVFGEMISMAQAARRAGGIVIAQVKRMALRGTLPPKQVKIPGMLVDLIVVDPGQTQTFFTAHDPAYAGEIKVPLGNIAALPFSVRKVVARRAALELYSGAICNLGSGISTGIASLAAEENAIDDVVLTNEQGLIGGVPATGNEPGAGRNYQAMVDQPYQFDFYDGGGLDLAFLSFAEVDEACNVNVSRFGDKIVGPGGFINISQNAKTMIFSGTFTAGGLDITWTDGRTRIGREGAEKKFVGKVQQVTYSGALAAQNGQRAFYITERAVFRRNEAGRLELIEIAPGIDLERDIFAQMQFRPDVSPALKEMDSRIFRPEAMGLAAIIAAKERPIRSQRLNRFLTKAVS; encoded by the coding sequence ATGGCGCCGCGTGTCGTAACGGCCGATCAAGCTGCGGAACTTGTTGCCACCGGCGATACGCTGCTGATCGGCGGCTCTGGCGCCGGACATTCCGTGCCCGATACGCTGATCGCGGCGATCGCCAAACGCTTTCTGGCCGAAGGCGCGCCGCGCAATCTGACCACGGTGCATCCTGTGGGTCTCGGCGATCGCGCCAACCGCGGCATCGGCCATCTGGCCCATCCCGGTTTGTTGAAGCGCGTGGTCTGCGGCACGCTGGTGGACTCGCCCCCAGTCGAGCGTATGGCCGCCGCCAACGCGATCGAGGCCTATACGCTGCCCCAGGGTTGCCTGTCGCAACTGACACGCGAAATGGCGGCAGGCCGCCCCGGTCTTACCACGCATGTCGGTCTGCACACTTTCGTCGATCCGCGCCTTGGCGGCGGCAGACAAAGCGAAAAGGCGACCGAAGATCTTGTCGAACTGACAACCGTCGGCGGCAAGGAATATCTGTTTTTCAAGTCCTTCCACGTCGACGTCGCGCTGGTGCGCGGTACCAGCGCCGACGAGGACGGTAACATCACGATGGAGCACGAGGCGGTCTTCGGCGAGATGATCTCGATGGCACAGGCTGCCCGCCGTGCCGGCGGCATCGTTATTGCCCAGGTCAAGCGTATGGCGTTGCGGGGTACGCTGCCGCCGAAGCAGGTGAAAATCCCCGGCATGCTGGTCGATCTGATCGTGGTCGACCCCGGGCAAACCCAGACCTTCTTCACCGCGCACGATCCAGCCTATGCCGGCGAGATCAAGGTGCCGCTTGGCAATATCGCTGCGCTGCCGTTTTCGGTTCGCAAGGTCGTGGCACGCCGTGCCGCCCTTGAGCTCTATAGTGGCGCGATCTGCAATCTAGGTTCCGGGATCTCGACCGGAATCGCATCGCTGGCCGCCGAAGAAAATGCGATCGACGACGTCGTGCTCACCAACGAGCAAGGCCTTATCGGTGGCGTGCCGGCGACCGGCAACGAACCCGGTGCGGGCCGTAACTATCAGGCGATGGTCGACCAGCCCTATCAGTTCGATTTCTACGACGGCGGCGGGCTCGATCTGGCATTTCTTTCGTTCGCCGAAGTCGACGAAGCCTGCAACGTCAACGTCAGCCGCTTTGGCGACAAGATCGTCGGGCCCGGCGGCTTCATCAATATCAGCCAGAACGCCAAGACCATGATCTTCAGCGGCACTTTCACCGCCGGGGGCCTCGATATCACCTGGACGGACGGGCGGACCCGGATCGGCCGCGAAGGCGCGGAAAAGAAATTCGTCGGCAAGGTGCAGCAGGTGACCTATTCCGGCGCGCTGGCGGCGCAGAACGGTCAGCGGGCGTTCTACATTACCGAGCGGGCGGTGTTTCGGCGCAACGAAGCCGGTCGCCTGGAATTGATCGAGATCGCGCCGGGTATCGATCTCGAGCGCGATATATTTGCACAGATGCAGTTTCGGCCGGACGTTTCGCCGGCGTTGAAAGAGATGGATTCCCGCATTTTTCGTCCTGAGGCCATGGGACTCGCCGCTATCATTGCCGCCAAGGAGCGCCCGATTCGTTCGCAGCGCCTGAACCGGTTTTTGACAAAGGCGGTGTCGTGA
- a CDS encoding TetR/AcrR family transcriptional regulator, producing MAVAATTKTKRPAPSAKAKAALEPVRDAERTRQALLGAAEIEFSTKGFAGARVDVIADQAAANKRMLYYYFGSKEELYLAVLERAYGAMRKAERELNLTNLAPLVAIKTLVEFKFDYCEKNQQIIALLAGENMLGAAYLKRSRRLRDMNLSLVDVIRTVLDAGVAKGEIKPGIDPLHLYISMSALSYFYFSNSATLSVAFARSLGSPAERRLRRAHAVDVIMAYVKAL from the coding sequence ATGGCTGTTGCGGCGACCACCAAAACGAAGCGGCCGGCGCCATCGGCGAAGGCAAAAGCGGCCCTTGAGCCGGTGCGGGACGCGGAACGAACCCGCCAGGCGTTGCTTGGCGCCGCGGAAATCGAATTTTCCACCAAGGGGTTTGCCGGCGCGCGCGTCGACGTCATCGCCGATCAGGCCGCGGCCAACAAGCGCATGCTGTACTACTATTTCGGCTCCAAGGAAGAGCTGTATCTCGCTGTGCTGGAACGGGCCTACGGCGCCATGCGCAAGGCGGAACGGGAGCTCAACCTCACCAACCTCGCGCCGCTTGTGGCCATCAAAACGCTGGTCGAATTCAAGTTCGATTACTGCGAGAAAAATCAGCAGATCATCGCGCTGCTGGCCGGCGAGAACATGCTTGGTGCGGCCTATCTCAAGCGCTCGCGGCGGCTGCGCGACATGAATCTGTCGTTGGTCGACGTGATCCGCACCGTGCTCGATGCCGGCGTTGCCAAAGGCGAGATCAAGCCCGGGATCGATCCGCTGCATCTGTATATCTCGATGTCTGCCTTGAGCTACTTCTACTTTTCCAATTCGGCGACGCTGTCGGTGGCGTTCGCGCGGTCGCTGGGCAGCCCGGCCGAACGCAGACTTCGGCGCGCACATGCTGTCGATGTCATCATGGCTTATGTGAAGGCGCTCTGA
- a CDS encoding NADH:flavin oxidoreductase has translation MKFGDYPKAGSLDGVAGFRNYLQSLGIDMPCDDIVAHGPKSPLAAPIEVDGMKIGHRLAIHPMEGWDCERDGRPSENTKRRWRRFGLSGAKLIWGGEACAVRFDGRANPKQLTMTAESQSEIAALRDIVIAGHKEATGNDDDLVIGLQLTHSGRFCKPNDNTKFESIIAYNHPLLDRKFGYPPERPVISDDEIKRLIDDYIVAAKRAEACGYDFVDVKHCHGYLGHEFLSAVERPGPYGGSLENRTRFMREIVEGIRAEAPRLKIGVRLSAFDSVPFKPDPALSVPGALGPGVPENHSVPYPYAFGGNADNPLEYDLTETKALFEIMRKMGVRFVNVTAASPYYNPHLIRPALYPPSDGYHPPEDPFIGVMRQLSVVRELKAAFPDFCLMGSGYTYLQEFFPNVAQAVVRMGWVDLVGLGRMVLAYPELPLDILQGKPVNKKRNCRTFSDCTTAPRNGIVSGCYPLDQHYKKSPEFKKLALLKKAQVG, from the coding sequence ATGAAGTTTGGCGACTATCCCAAGGCTGGCTCGCTCGATGGCGTCGCGGGCTTTCGCAATTACCTGCAATCCCTCGGGATCGATATGCCGTGCGACGACATCGTCGCTCACGGGCCGAAATCGCCTCTGGCGGCGCCGATTGAAGTCGACGGCATGAAAATCGGACATCGTCTGGCGATCCATCCGATGGAAGGCTGGGATTGTGAACGCGACGGCAGGCCGTCGGAGAATACCAAGAGGCGCTGGCGCCGTTTCGGGCTCAGCGGCGCCAAGCTGATCTGGGGTGGAGAAGCCTGTGCGGTGCGTTTCGACGGTCGCGCCAATCCGAAGCAGCTCACCATGACCGCGGAAAGCCAGAGTGAAATCGCGGCCTTGCGCGACATCGTCATCGCCGGGCACAAGGAAGCGACCGGCAATGACGACGACCTCGTGATCGGGCTGCAGCTCACCCATTCCGGCCGCTTCTGCAAGCCGAACGACAACACCAAATTCGAATCCATCATCGCCTATAATCACCCGCTGCTCGACCGCAAATTCGGTTATCCGCCCGAACGGCCGGTGATCAGCGACGACGAGATCAAGCGGTTGATCGATGACTATATCGTTGCCGCGAAGCGCGCCGAGGCTTGCGGTTACGATTTCGTCGACGTCAAACACTGTCACGGCTATCTCGGACACGAATTCCTCAGCGCTGTTGAGCGGCCCGGCCCCTACGGCGGGAGCCTGGAAAATCGCACGCGATTCATGCGCGAGATTGTCGAGGGGATTCGCGCCGAAGCGCCGCGGCTGAAGATCGGCGTCCGGCTTTCCGCCTTCGATTCCGTGCCGTTCAAGCCCGACCCGGCGCTTTCGGTGCCCGGAGCGCTGGGTCCCGGCGTGCCGGAAAATCACAGCGTACCTTATCCCTACGCGTTCGGCGGCAATGCGGACAATCCGCTCGAATACGATCTCACCGAAACCAAGGCGCTGTTCGAAATCATGCGCAAAATGGGCGTGCGGTTCGTCAATGTGACGGCAGCGAGCCCGTATTACAACCCGCATTTGATCCGGCCGGCATTGTATCCGCCGTCCGACGGCTATCATCCGCCCGAAGATCCTTTCATCGGTGTGATGCGTCAGCTCTCGGTCGTGCGTGAACTCAAGGCCGCCTTTCCGGATTTCTGCCTCATGGGTTCCGGTTACACCTATTTGCAGGAGTTCTTTCCGAACGTGGCTCAGGCCGTCGTCCGCATGGGGTGGGTCGATCTCGTCGGTCTCGGTCGCATGGTCTTGGCCTATCCGGAACTGCCCCTCGACATCCTGCAAGGCAAACCGGTGAACAAGAAGCGCAACTGCCGCACCTTCAGCGATTGTACCACCGCGCCGCGCAACGGCATCGTCTCCGGCTGCTATCCGCTTGACCAGCATTACAAGAAGTCGCCGGAATTCAAGAAGCTCGCGCTGCTGAAAAAAGCTCAGGTGGGATAA
- a CDS encoding NAD(P)-dependent oxidoreductase, giving the protein MPTASDRRIALLGTGIMGSHMARRLAQAGFPVTVWNRSADKAGQLTRFGVKIAVSPSSACADADVVIVMLSNGPVVEEVLFSPDHAGKRPAETMAAGSVLVVMSSIPVETCQSQAPRLAARGIDYIDAPVSGGEPGARDGTLAIMAGGDVRVVNGIADVFAAMGRVTHIGPVGTGQMTKLANQIIVGATMVAVAEALHFAARGGADPAAVRKALMGGFADSRILNIHGERMVERNFVPGGPAEYQLKDLRTAKALAADSGMHFTLLDCLVGMFGDMIDRFGTGLDVAGILQEVERRSSGVQAGTVSAKVPS; this is encoded by the coding sequence ATGCCGACTGCTTCCGATCGCCGCATCGCGTTGCTGGGCACCGGCATCATGGGATCCCACATGGCGCGGCGGCTGGCGCAGGCCGGTTTTCCTGTCACGGTCTGGAACCGAAGTGCGGATAAGGCCGGCCAGCTCACGCGATTCGGCGTGAAGATTGCCGTCAGTCCGTCGTCGGCCTGTGCCGATGCCGATGTAGTGATCGTCATGCTGAGCAATGGTCCTGTCGTGGAGGAGGTCCTGTTTTCGCCAGATCACGCCGGGAAAAGGCCGGCGGAGACGATGGCGGCCGGATCGGTGCTGGTGGTCATGAGCTCGATCCCCGTCGAGACCTGCCAGTCTCAGGCGCCGAGGCTGGCGGCGCGGGGAATCGACTATATCGACGCGCCGGTATCGGGCGGCGAGCCAGGCGCGCGCGATGGCACGCTCGCGATCATGGCCGGTGGCGACGTTAGGGTGGTCAACGGAATTGCCGACGTCTTCGCCGCGATGGGGCGTGTCACGCACATCGGTCCGGTTGGTACCGGGCAGATGACAAAGCTCGCCAATCAGATCATTGTCGGCGCCACCATGGTCGCGGTCGCCGAAGCCCTGCATTTCGCCGCCAGGGGCGGCGCGGATCCGGCTGCGGTGCGCAAGGCCCTGATGGGCGGCTTTGCCGATTCCAGGATTCTCAATATTCATGGTGAACGCATGGTCGAGCGAAATTTCGTGCCGGGCGGACCGGCGGAATACCAGCTCAAGGATCTCCGCACGGCGAAGGCGCTCGCGGCTGACTCGGGCATGCATTTCACGCTGCTGGATTGTCTGGTCGGCATGTTCGGCGACATGATCGACCGGTTCGGCACCGGTCTCGACGTCGCCGGCATCCTTCAGGAAGTGGAGCGGCGCTCCAGCGGCGTACAGGCCGGGACAGTCTCTGCAAAGGTGCCGTCATGA